The proteins below are encoded in one region of Triticum aestivum cultivar Chinese Spring chromosome 1B, IWGSC CS RefSeq v2.1, whole genome shotgun sequence:
- the LOC123128248 gene encoding nucleoside diphosphate kinase 1 codes for MAEQTFIMIKPDGVQRGLIGEVISRFEKKGFYLKGLKLQNVEKSFAEQHYADLSSKPFFAGLVEYIVSGPVVAMVWEGKSVVSTGRKIIGATNPLASEPGTIRGDFAVDIGRNVIHGSDSVESARKEIALWFPEGIAEWRSSQHNWIYEA; via the exons ATGGCGGAGCAGACCTTCATCATGATCAAGCCCGACGGCGTCCAGAGGGGCCTC ATCGGCGAGGTCATCAGCCGCTTCGAGAAGAAGGGCTTCTACCTCAAAG GTTTGAAGCTCCAGAACGTGGAGAAGTCGTTCGCCGAGCAGCACTACGCCGATCTGTCCTCCAAGCCCTTCTTCGCTGGGCTCGTGGAGTACATCGTCTCCGGCCCGGTCGTCGCTATGGTCTGGGAGGGCAAGAGCGTCGTCTCCACTGGACGCAAGATCATTGGCGCCACCAACCCCCTGGCCTCTGAGCCCGGCACCATCCGTGGTGACTTCGCCGTCGACATCGGCAG GAACGTCATCCATGGAAGCGACTCAGTTGAGAGTGCCAGGAAGGAGATCGCCCTGTGGTTCCCTGAGGGCATTGCCGAGTGGAGGAGCAGCCAGCACAACTGGATCTACGAGGCCTAA
- the LOC123091988 gene encoding uncharacterized protein, whose translation MTAGAASAGAVRRAVDRACAAARGARRALARFAPRPSAFGAAADAEAAAVRGVRNARTFRYHYAALQWALLLASLAAAGHRASVLFLMAASKVLLVCLGLLAPFPRLVLLRRLVAAAFVALVLADIAAAGAVANLMAALAVGVPVIVLHASFRVRDDLEGPSTENGEEEEADEEAAVVEKREDGDTEAGPTRRSTAVAPRSPK comes from the coding sequence ATGACTGCCGGCGCCGCGAGCGCGGGCGCGGTCCGGCGGGCGGTCGACAGGGCGTGCGCGGCCGCCAGGGGGGCGCGGCGCGCGCTGGCGCGGTTCGCGCCGCGGCCGTCGGCGttcggcgcggcggcggacgcggaggccgCGGCGGTGCGCGGGGTCCGCAACGCGCGCACGTTCCGGTACCACTACGCCGCGCTGCAGTGGGCGCTCCTCCTGGCGTCGCTGGCCGCGGCGGGCCACCGGGCGTCGGTGCTCTTCCTCATGGCCGCCTCCAAGGTCCTCCTCGTCTGCCTCGGCCTCCTCGCGCCGTTCCCGAGATTGGTGCTGCTCCGCCGGCTCGTCGCCGCGGCGTTCGTCGCGCTCGTGCTCGCCGACATCGCCGCGGCCGGCGCCGTGGCCAACCTCATGGCCGCGCTGGCGGTGGGCGTTCCGGTCATCGTGCTCCACGCCTCGTTCCGCGTCCGCGATGACCTCGAGGGGCCCTCCACGGAgaacggcgaggaggaggaggcggatgaggaggCGGCGGTCGTGGAGAAGAGGGAGGACGGCGATACGGAGGCAGGCCCCACGCGGCGGTCCACGGCGGTCGCGCCTCGATCACCAAAGTGA